A genomic region of Armatimonadota bacterium contains the following coding sequences:
- a CDS encoding carboxypeptidase regulatory-like domain-containing protein, with product MLRKSIKGLWLGGALVALFALLGGSVIAQTWWNPDYTQRVGLTITNNDAAPTPVPTTAEVRYSVHSESSPGTTDYTTLPTGTKLTFAGNGTSLDDNWTVVTLPFQFPWGHGTVNQLVVGIDGYIAPGAVDLGRPDNPADAYRRAEIIPWSSDFAITDTSTLGVYADLQPTQATFRWEVQESASGPLIAKFAVILKPDGSIRFVYGNPCNSPSAAIADPGTANSYSPIKFGIGGEDPNYLHVPAFPASNTGHADLLYTYIPAAQFRSDGNDVRALYWSGSAWQELDRQVLSDLPGLTRVVFRLVNSIPAGGTSTGQYFLYLGNTSPQLNVPHSVYNIYDHVEDFLSAANVVGSQAPNWVSNATGDATTVVLIGGKKMGQISGPDHARGVVLSSAMPGFLNAEEYAHVAPSGGECEVAPMIRAVGSTTNGYANPDLAYTGGFGYVMDGFGSQNGPVSYVNPKGVTPTNTGPADMGVHGPDYHGIGGVFENFIIRCTGLDAATGALSGKVWKDGAPQPYWGDLNIALNNNSPSHQSGVPDPLWNQPGTVGVGSYSNSPTVDFIAIREIRNLSVPFGAPEVGPAFGPGLRGVISSSKTGPLANLTFTITDGTTTYTLITGANGEYHISLPAGSYSVTASAFAHTTTTVSGVSPTTSGVTNVVLPYVGATVSGVVRDALTGKTQGGTTITLSDATGHFVVSGTSDANGNYSIVAPAGGVLNIGAVSPLGLGGRTQITVPSDSSTVQNLAIKVIANGDMEVPNFNNSAPVGWTTQEFTPSSPAGAFEYINATDTAGVPQHTPGGNWVLAVKDPGETSAWNPPNNYAVPAQTSYASVTVSVWVYFTAAGQRAALRLRNNFPTTGSTVGGRIQVNAGGPNDPGNENQSLATVPVGQWFELRKTAPAGTALSPADQLGLNLYARGPAGGGAAGTVYFDDLTITVTPSSSALGKVVDAAGNPVASAFVGPMTSAGGLGGDNLLTGPFVYSDDQGNFTLFQLNDGPVTVGAWAPVLPDSTGHIPGYGNLISTATLNTSANPTTRTTITVGKAGVVSAGAAGNAGGRNDAGVAQTVDNNLFTRWDGGGGSADVTVTYDLGSTKSIDQIEVYWEAATPDAFSVEADPDLATTNSVLDITTGGETFGIRNFDITPFNEGSFDIIRLPASVSARYIKIHATTYGTYQNYSIIEMRALSAAAPIPPSSADVTRALQIAGGLVNATSADKARLDKDGDGRITVMDAVKINKAVNGL from the coding sequence ATGCTAAGAAAGTCCATTAAGGGCCTTTGGCTCGGTGGAGCGCTGGTGGCGCTGTTCGCCCTCCTGGGTGGCAGCGTGATAGCGCAGACATGGTGGAACCCGGATTACACTCAGCGCGTCGGCTTGACCATCACCAACAATGATGCCGCGCCGACGCCGGTTCCAACAACGGCGGAAGTCCGGTACTCCGTCCATTCGGAATCCAGTCCCGGCACAACAGATTACACGACTCTCCCAACCGGCACAAAGCTCACTTTTGCCGGAAACGGGACCAGCCTGGACGATAACTGGACAGTCGTTACATTGCCGTTCCAGTTCCCCTGGGGGCATGGAACGGTCAACCAGTTGGTAGTCGGCATTGATGGTTATATCGCGCCCGGAGCGGTGGACCTTGGCCGGCCGGACAACCCGGCCGACGCCTATCGACGGGCCGAGATCATCCCGTGGTCGTCGGATTTCGCGATCACGGACACAAGCACCCTGGGCGTATATGCCGACCTCCAGCCCACACAGGCAACGTTCCGGTGGGAGGTGCAGGAATCGGCCTCTGGACCGCTCATCGCCAAGTTCGCTGTAATCCTCAAGCCGGACGGCTCCATCCGCTTCGTCTACGGCAACCCCTGCAACTCGCCGAGCGCGGCGATCGCCGATCCCGGCACTGCCAACTCCTATTCGCCGATCAAGTTCGGTATTGGCGGCGAAGATCCAAACTACTTGCACGTCCCGGCATTCCCGGCCAGTAATACCGGACATGCGGACCTGCTTTACACTTACATCCCCGCGGCCCAGTTCCGCTCGGACGGCAACGACGTGCGGGCGCTATATTGGTCCGGTTCCGCCTGGCAGGAGCTTGATCGCCAGGTCTTGTCAGACTTGCCGGGACTCACCCGGGTTGTCTTCCGCCTCGTGAACTCCATTCCCGCGGGAGGTACAAGCACGGGCCAGTACTTCCTCTATCTCGGCAACACATCGCCGCAGTTGAACGTACCCCACAGCGTGTACAACATCTATGACCACGTTGAGGACTTCCTCTCTGCGGCCAACGTCGTCGGCTCACAGGCGCCCAACTGGGTCTCCAACGCGACCGGCGATGCAACCACGGTGGTGTTGATCGGTGGGAAGAAGATGGGCCAGATCAGCGGCCCGGACCATGCCAGAGGCGTTGTGCTTTCCTCTGCCATGCCGGGATTCCTGAACGCTGAAGAGTATGCTCACGTTGCCCCATCGGGTGGCGAGTGCGAAGTAGCCCCGATGATCCGCGCGGTGGGAAGCACCACCAACGGGTATGCGAATCCGGATCTGGCCTACACGGGTGGATTCGGGTACGTAATGGACGGCTTCGGCTCCCAGAACGGCCCCGTAAGCTACGTCAACCCGAAAGGGGTTACACCCACCAACACAGGCCCTGCCGATATGGGCGTACATGGGCCTGACTACCACGGCATCGGCGGCGTATTCGAAAACTTCATCATCCGCTGTACCGGGTTGGATGCCGCCACCGGGGCCCTGAGCGGGAAAGTCTGGAAAGACGGAGCGCCGCAGCCCTATTGGGGCGATCTGAACATCGCGCTGAACAACAATTCGCCCAGTCATCAAAGCGGTGTTCCCGATCCCCTTTGGAACCAACCGGGCACCGTGGGCGTTGGATCATACTCCAACTCACCGACAGTTGATTTCATCGCCATCCGCGAGATCCGCAACCTCTCCGTACCGTTTGGCGCACCCGAGGTCGGCCCGGCATTCGGACCCGGACTCCGGGGCGTGATTTCGTCCTCCAAGACGGGTCCGCTGGCTAACCTGACGTTCACCATCACCGATGGCACAACGACCTACACCCTGATCACCGGGGCCAACGGCGAATACCACATCTCGCTTCCCGCGGGCTCGTACTCGGTAACGGCCAGCGCGTTCGCGCACACCACTACCACTGTGTCCGGCGTTTCTCCAACGACGTCCGGAGTGACAAACGTTGTCCTGCCGTACGTTGGCGCCACCGTCAGCGGAGTTGTGCGCGATGCCTTGACGGGGAAAACCCAGGGAGGCACCACCATCACGCTGTCCGATGCCACCGGGCATTTCGTCGTGTCCGGCACCAGCGACGCCAACGGTAATTACAGTATCGTTGCCCCCGCGGGCGGCGTGTTGAACATAGGCGCCGTCAGCCCGCTTGGGCTCGGCGGCCGCACCCAGATCACTGTGCCCTCGGACAGTTCGACGGTTCAGAACCTCGCCATCAAAGTGATCGCCAACGGCGACATGGAGGTCCCGAACTTCAACAACTCGGCCCCGGTCGGCTGGACCACGCAGGAGTTCACTCCCTCAAGCCCGGCTGGCGCCTTTGAGTACATCAACGCCACAGACACCGCGGGCGTGCCTCAGCACACTCCGGGTGGAAACTGGGTACTGGCTGTCAAGGATCCTGGCGAGACGAGCGCATGGAACCCGCCGAACAACTACGCTGTGCCAGCGCAGACTTCCTACGCTTCCGTCACTGTCTCGGTCTGGGTCTACTTCACGGCGGCTGGCCAGCGCGCGGCGCTGCGGTTGCGCAACAACTTCCCAACAACGGGCTCAACCGTAGGCGGCCGTATTCAGGTCAACGCCGGCGGCCCGAACGACCCCGGTAATGAAAACCAATCCCTGGCCACCGTCCCGGTTGGTCAGTGGTTTGAGCTGCGCAAGACCGCTCCGGCTGGTACCGCACTCAGCCCGGCGGATCAGCTTGGGCTTAACCTGTACGCCCGCGGCCCCGCCGGCGGTGGAGCGGCCGGAACCGTCTACTTCGACGACCTCACGATTACCGTAACCCCAAGCTCCTCGGCTCTCGGCAAGGTTGTTGATGCCGCGGGCAACCCGGTCGCCAGTGCGTTTGTGGGTCCGATGACCAGCGCCGGCGGCTTAGGTGGCGACAATCTGCTCACAGGACCGTTCGTGTACTCTGATGACCAGGGTAATTTCACCCTGTTCCAGCTGAACGATGGGCCCGTCACAGTCGGCGCCTGGGCGCCGGTTCTCCCAGACTCAACGGGGCATATCCCAGGCTATGGGAACCTCATCAGCACTGCCACGCTCAACACTTCCGCCAACCCAACAACCAGGACGACAATCACCGTGGGCAAGGCGGGTGTGGTATCAGCGGGAGCCGCCGGCAACGCAGGCGGCCGGAACGATGCGGGTGTTGCCCAGACTGTGGACAACAATCTCTTCACTCGATGGGACGGCGGTGGAGGCAGCGCGGACGTTACCGTGACCTACGACCTCGGCTCGACGAAGTCCATCGACCAGATCGAAGTATACTGGGAGGCGGCCACACCGGATGCCTTCTCCGTTGAGGCCGATCCCGATCTGGCAACCACTAACTCCGTCCTCGACATTACTACCGGTGGCGAGACTTTCGGCATTCGGAACTTCGATATCACGCCATTCAATGAAGGCTCCTTCGATATCATCCGCCTGCCCGCGTCCGTCTCGGCACGCTATATCAAGATCCACGCGACCACTTACGGCACGTACCAAAACTACTCCATCATCGAGATGCGCGCTCTCAGCGCAGCAGCCCCGATACCGCCATCCTCGGCAGACGTAACGCGCGCGTTGCAGATTGCCGGAGGTCTCGTGAACGCCACATCGGCTGACAAGGCTCGACTCGACAAAGACGGCGACGGTCGCATCACGGTCATGGATGCGGTCAAGATCAACAAGGCGGTCAACGGGCTATAG
- a CDS encoding aldehyde dehydrogenase (NADP(+)) encodes METRDSLTGRHLIAGEWVTADGGRVRAVNPVTAEPLNPAFCQATELQVDAALRAAADAAAQTRGLPGADWAALLDDIADRIEALGDTLMIRANEETALPLARLESERARTCFQLRLYGQEAREGSWVDAVIDHGDPARQPLPKPDVRRMLRPLGPVVVFDASNFPFAYGGCGGDTASALAAGNPVIVKAHPGHPGTDELFAEVVLAAIRAAGLPPGLFGMLQGATAESGSALVRHPLTEAVGFTGSLRGGRALFDIASSRPRPIPVYAEMGSLNPLVVLPGALAERGDAIADGLSQSITGGVGQFCTKPGLVLVIEGPDTERFIQGLKARMAAIPAGTMLNSAIQTGFRKVTQGFPGVAGVKVHLEPSCSGYTDATPGLFEVDASTFIARPELREEAFGPAALVVRCRDLAGLLDSIAAASGQLTGTVHAGASDDLKVVAAVADALERGVGRLVYNGYPTGLEVCRAMMHGGPYPATTAPATTSVGTSALVRFARPVAFQNTPDALLPPALREANPLGIRRMVDGVLIA; translated from the coding sequence ATGGAGACTCGCGATTCGTTAACGGGACGGCACCTCATCGCCGGAGAGTGGGTGACCGCCGACGGCGGCCGCGTTCGCGCCGTCAACCCTGTCACAGCCGAACCGCTGAATCCCGCGTTCTGCCAGGCGACGGAACTCCAGGTCGATGCGGCATTGCGCGCCGCCGCGGATGCCGCCGCACAGACGCGTGGCCTGCCCGGAGCCGATTGGGCTGCCCTGCTGGACGACATCGCCGACCGCATCGAGGCATTGGGCGACACCCTCATGATTCGAGCGAATGAAGAGACCGCGCTTCCTCTCGCACGGCTCGAATCGGAGCGGGCGCGAACGTGTTTCCAGTTGCGCCTGTACGGCCAGGAGGCGCGCGAAGGTTCGTGGGTCGATGCCGTCATAGACCACGGAGATCCGGCTCGCCAGCCGCTGCCGAAGCCGGACGTGCGCCGCATGCTGCGTCCGCTTGGCCCAGTGGTCGTCTTCGACGCCAGCAATTTCCCGTTTGCCTACGGAGGCTGCGGGGGCGACACAGCCTCGGCTCTGGCCGCCGGGAATCCTGTGATTGTGAAGGCACACCCGGGGCACCCTGGAACGGATGAGCTCTTCGCGGAGGTGGTCCTGGCCGCGATACGCGCCGCCGGACTGCCGCCCGGTCTGTTCGGCATGCTCCAGGGCGCCACGGCGGAGAGCGGTTCCGCCCTTGTGCGCCATCCTCTCACGGAAGCCGTAGGCTTCACCGGCTCGCTTCGTGGCGGCCGCGCCCTTTTCGACATCGCCTCGTCCCGACCGCGTCCCATCCCCGTGTACGCGGAGATGGGAAGCCTCAATCCGCTGGTCGTACTTCCGGGCGCTCTGGCCGAACGCGGCGACGCCATCGCGGACGGCCTGTCGCAATCGATCACGGGCGGGGTAGGGCAGTTCTGTACCAAGCCGGGCCTCGTCCTTGTGATAGAAGGCCCGGACACCGAGCGCTTTATCCAGGGTCTCAAAGCCCGCATGGCGGCGATACCGGCCGGGACGATGCTGAACTCCGCGATCCAAACCGGTTTCCGCAAAGTGACACAGGGCTTTCCCGGGGTGGCAGGTGTCAAGGTTCACCTCGAGCCCTCCTGTTCCGGCTACACAGACGCCACGCCGGGCCTGTTCGAGGTGGACGCGTCTACATTCATCGCGCGTCCGGAGTTGCGGGAAGAGGCTTTTGGCCCGGCGGCGCTGGTCGTCCGATGCCGTGATCTGGCAGGCCTGCTCGACTCCATCGCCGCGGCAAGCGGGCAGCTCACCGGAACGGTTCACGCCGGCGCATCGGATGACTTGAAGGTTGTCGCCGCCGTTGCAGATGCCTTGGAACGCGGAGTCGGACGTTTGGTTTATAACGGCTATCCCACCGGCCTGGAAGTCTGTCGCGCGATGATGCACGGCGGCCCATACCCGGCGACAACGGCGCCCGCCACAACCTCCGTTGGGACGTCCGCGCTCGTACGTTTT